A portion of the Deltaproteobacteria bacterium genome contains these proteins:
- a CDS encoding chemotaxis protein CheW, with protein MDVKKDMDSKEVLQLVTFRLGNEEFSVDILKVQEIIRLMELTRVPRSPDFVEGVINLRGKVIPVVDLRKRFGLSVGDESSNETRIIVVEVGNKTVGFKVDAVSEVLRLPAETVEPPPSLVAGIGSEYIYGVGKLQDRLIILLDVDRVLGEDEKAALGEMAL; from the coding sequence ATGGACGTGAAGAAAGACATGGATTCCAAGGAGGTCTTGCAGCTCGTCACCTTCAGGCTCGGCAACGAGGAGTTCTCGGTGGACATACTCAAGGTCCAGGAGATCATACGGCTCATGGAGCTCACCAGGGTGCCGCGTTCTCCCGACTTCGTCGAAGGCGTCATAAACCTCAGGGGAAAGGTCATTCCCGTGGTGGACCTTCGCAAGAGGTTCGGCCTTTCCGTGGGGGACGAGTCGAGCAACGAGACGAGGATAATCGTCGTCGAGGTGGGCAACAAGACCGTGGGCTTCAAGGTCGACGCCGTGAGCGAGGTGCTCAGGCTCCCGGCGGAGACGGTGGAGCCGCCGCCCTCGCTCGTGGCCGGCATAGGCTCGGAGTACATATACGGCGTCGGCAAGCTCCAGGACAGGCTGATAATCCTCCTCGACGTGGACCGGGTCCTCGGCGAGGACGAGAAGGCGGCGCTCGGCGAGATGGCCCTGTGA